One Nostoc sp. UHCC 0302 DNA window includes the following coding sequences:
- the psaK gene encoding photosystem I reaction center subunit PsaK has translation MFTSTLLAAATTPLEWSPTVGLIIILANLAAIAFGKSTIKYPNAEPALPSPNLFGGFGLPALLATTAFGHILGVGIVLGLHNLGRI, from the coding sequence GTGTTTACTTCGACCTTACTGGCTGCTGCGACCACACCCCTGGAATGGAGTCCTACTGTTGGGCTGATTATAATTCTTGCCAATCTTGCTGCTATTGCATTTGGCAAATCCACAATTAAGTATCCCAATGCAGAACCAGCTCTACCCTCGCCTAATTTATTTGGTGGTTTTGGTTTACCTGCATTACTAGCAACTACCGCCTTCGGTCATATCTTAGGTGTCGGCATAGTTTTGGGGTTACATAATCTGGGGAGAATTTAG
- a CDS encoding SufE family protein, giving the protein MSSILDSLPPALAKIVQRFQRASDPKRRYEQLIWYAQKLNEFPEADKVPENKVPGCVSQVYVTAALNEGKVNFQGDSDSQLTKGLLALLVEGLNGLTPTEIVQLTPDFIQETGLNVSLTPSRANGFYNIFKTMQKKALECKLELPN; this is encoded by the coding sequence ATGTCCTCAATTCTAGATTCTTTGCCACCTGCTCTCGCTAAAATTGTCCAGCGCTTTCAACGCGCTTCCGACCCTAAGCGACGCTACGAACAGCTAATCTGGTATGCTCAGAAGCTCAACGAGTTTCCAGAAGCTGATAAGGTGCCTGAAAATAAAGTTCCTGGGTGCGTTTCTCAAGTTTATGTCACAGCAGCCCTAAATGAGGGTAAAGTTAATTTTCAGGGCGATTCTGATTCCCAACTGACCAAAGGATTACTAGCGCTTTTGGTTGAAGGATTAAATGGACTAACGCCAACTGAAATTGTGCAACTTACTCCAGATTTTATTCAAGAAACTGGTTTAAATGTTAGCTTGACACCTTCTCGCGCTAATGGATTTTACAACATTTTCAAAACCATGCAAAAAAAAGCGTTGGAATGTAAATTAGAACTGCCTAATTAA
- a CDS encoding alpha/beta hydrolase → MSTNLLSTPDAIGFGGVVQEYLWNWENQQLRVVYETLGKGSPLLLLPAFSTVSTRTEMGELARLLAPHFQVVAVDWPGFGESSRPNLDYKPALYHQFLADFVKSVFNTAITVIAAGHAASYALQLAIREPAVFSRILLLAPTWRGPLPTMGASQKIAGTVRELVRSPLVGQALYKLNTTPSFLSFMYRRHVFTDAARLTPSFIEKKWQTTQQPGARFASAAFVTGNLDAVHEQSDFLALVQSLTVPLMVVIGESSPSKSREEMDALAALPGVRSAVIPGSLGLHEEYPAVVLEAVQDFLLSP, encoded by the coding sequence ATGTCTACCAATTTATTATCAACTCCTGATGCTATTGGATTTGGTGGAGTAGTTCAAGAATATCTCTGGAACTGGGAAAATCAGCAACTACGCGTTGTTTATGAAACCCTAGGTAAAGGTTCACCGCTATTACTCTTACCAGCTTTTAGTACCGTTTCCACACGCACAGAAATGGGCGAACTTGCCAGGTTACTAGCTCCTCATTTTCAAGTTGTAGCGGTAGACTGGCCTGGTTTTGGCGAATCTTCCCGACCGAATTTAGATTATAAACCAGCTCTATATCACCAATTTTTGGCAGATTTCGTTAAATCTGTGTTTAATACTGCCATTACAGTAATTGCAGCTGGTCATGCTGCTAGTTATGCGTTGCAATTGGCTATAAGAGAGCCTGCTGTATTCTCACGGATTCTGTTATTGGCTCCTACTTGGCGCGGGCCTTTGCCGACAATGGGGGCAAGTCAAAAGATAGCTGGTACGGTAAGAGAATTGGTGCGATCGCCTCTAGTTGGTCAAGCTCTCTATAAACTCAACACAACACCATCATTCTTAAGTTTTATGTACCGCCGTCACGTGTTTACGGATGCGGCTAGACTCACACCCAGTTTTATAGAAAAGAAGTGGCAAACAACTCAACAACCAGGAGCGCGATTTGCTTCTGCTGCTTTTGTTACAGGCAATCTTGATGCTGTACATGAGCAATCGGATTTTCTGGCACTTGTGCAGTCTTTAACCGTACCACTCATGGTAGTCATTGGAGAATCAAGTCCGTCAAAATCAAGAGAAGAAATGGACGCTTTGGCAGCATTACCAGGAGTAAGAAGCGCAGTGATTCCCGGTTCCTTGGGACTACACGAGGAATACCCAGCAGTTGTTTTAGAAGCAGTTCAGGATTTTTTGTTATCCCCATGA
- a CDS encoding GTP-binding protein has protein sequence MVADVITNSVPVTVLTGYLGAGKTTLLNHILTYEHGKKVAVIVNEFGEVGIDNQLIIDADEEIFEMNNGCICCTVRGDLIRIIGNLMKRRDKFDHLVIETTGLADPAPVIQTFFVDEDLQSQLSLDAVVTVVDAKHIWQHWDADEAQEQIAFADVILLNKTDLVAPEELDELEKRIRSMNAIAKIYRTQNSELGMDALLGVKAFDLDRALEIDPDFLGEDAHEHDESVFSVALVEAGAVDGEKLNAWLSELLRTQGPDIFRMKGILNIAGEENRFVFQGVHMIFDGRPDRPWKPTETPKNELVFIGRNLNEVQLKQDFRACLV, from the coding sequence ATGGTGGCTGACGTAATCACAAATTCAGTTCCCGTTACTGTTCTGACTGGCTATTTGGGAGCAGGTAAAACGACCTTACTCAATCACATCCTCACCTACGAACACGGCAAAAAAGTTGCTGTGATTGTTAACGAATTTGGGGAAGTGGGCATTGATAATCAATTGATTATCGATGCAGATGAAGAAATATTTGAGATGAATAACGGCTGTATCTGCTGTACAGTGCGCGGTGATTTAATTCGCATCATTGGCAACTTAATGAAGCGGCGCGATAAGTTTGACCATTTAGTAATTGAAACAACTGGGTTAGCAGATCCTGCACCAGTGATTCAGACGTTTTTTGTAGATGAAGATTTGCAAAGCCAACTGTCTTTAGATGCGGTAGTCACTGTTGTAGATGCCAAGCACATTTGGCAGCACTGGGATGCAGACGAAGCACAAGAGCAAATTGCCTTTGCGGATGTAATTTTACTTAATAAAACTGATTTAGTAGCGCCAGAAGAATTAGATGAATTAGAAAAGCGGATTCGGTCGATGAATGCGATCGCAAAAATCTACCGTACCCAAAATTCTGAACTAGGAATGGATGCTTTATTAGGTGTAAAAGCCTTTGATTTAGATCGTGCATTAGAAATTGATCCAGATTTCTTAGGCGAAGATGCTCACGAACACGACGAAAGCGTTTTTTCTGTGGCTTTAGTAGAAGCAGGCGCAGTTGATGGAGAAAAATTAAACGCTTGGCTTTCGGAATTACTACGTACCCAAGGCCCGGATATTTTTCGAATGAAAGGCATTTTAAATATCGCTGGCGAAGAGAATCGATTTGTCTTCCAAGGCGTACATATGATATTTGACGGCAGACCCGATCGCCCCTGGAAACCAACTGAAACCCCTAAAAACGAACTAGTCTTCATCGGTCGTAATCTTAACGAAGTCCAACTTAAACAAGATTTCCGCGCTTGTCTTGTTTAA
- a CDS encoding zinc ABC transporter substrate-binding protein — protein MSKKVPSNNSLRTALIALTVGFVGCANQAASTSFTQTSSNNENLPRVVATTSILCDLTKQVAGNTINLTCLISPSKNPHVYQPKPEDRKAIEQANLILYSGYNFEPRLIKLIKATKNSAPKIAVSQVAVPKQIKFREGGKIISDPHIWHNTKNTIKIVEVINRNLVKLEPNNAEIYSSNTKNITNELTQLDGWIKSTIATIPANQRKLVTTHNGLSYYAKAYNIPLVGALEGLNAEEKPTATRVKNLFTSIKRAKVSTIFAETTINPNLIESVARDANVKVSERELYVDGIGEPGSEGDTYQKMMVANTRTIVEGLGGTYLMFQARASQYNLKSTTGG, from the coding sequence ATGTCAAAAAAAGTACCATCAAATAATTCCTTAAGAACCGCCCTTATTGCCTTGACGGTCGGATTTGTTGGTTGTGCAAATCAAGCTGCAAGCACCTCATTCACTCAGACTAGCAGCAACAATGAAAATCTCCCCCGTGTGGTAGCAACTACCAGCATACTGTGTGACTTAACCAAACAGGTGGCTGGGAATACAATCAACCTTACCTGCTTGATTTCCCCTAGTAAAAATCCCCACGTTTATCAACCAAAACCGGAAGATCGGAAAGCAATTGAGCAAGCTAATCTTATTCTTTATAGTGGCTACAATTTCGAACCCAGGTTAATCAAACTAATTAAAGCAACTAAAAACTCTGCACCAAAAATAGCTGTGAGTCAAGTTGCAGTACCTAAGCAAATAAAATTTCGGGAAGGCGGGAAGATAATCAGCGATCCTCATATTTGGCATAATACCAAGAATACCATCAAGATCGTGGAGGTAATTAACCGCAACTTAGTAAAATTAGAACCTAACAATGCAGAAATTTATAGTAGTAATACAAAAAATATCACAAATGAACTAACCCAACTAGATGGTTGGATAAAGTCAACAATTGCAACTATTCCCGCCAACCAACGTAAATTAGTGACAACCCATAATGGGCTGAGTTATTACGCTAAAGCATACAATATTCCCTTAGTAGGGGCTTTGGAAGGTCTTAACGCTGAGGAAAAACCAACAGCTACAAGAGTGAAAAATTTGTTTACAAGTATTAAACGGGCTAAGGTATCGACAATTTTTGCAGAGACGACAATAAACCCCAATTTGATTGAATCTGTAGCTAGAGATGCAAATGTGAAAGTTTCTGAAAGAGAATTATATGTTGATGGAATTGGTGAACCGGGAAGCGAGGGAGATACTTATCAAAAAATGATGGTTGCTAATACACGGACAATTGTGGAAGGGCTGGGAGGCACGTACTTAATGTTTCAAGCTAGAGCAAGTCAGTACAACCTCAAATCAACGACTGGAGGTTAA
- a CDS encoding IS982 family transposase: MFSLDVLFCHVDDFCQAFEAQWHKQLLKHEGIKRIRAKSLCLSEIMTIVIAFHQNHYRNFKHFYLAQVKQHWHSAFPGLPSYQRFIEWIPSTLIPLCVYLKHCFGKCTGIGFIDSTSLKVCHNRRISRHRVFQGLAERGKTSVDWFFGFKLHLVVNEFGQLLNVTITPGNVDDRQPVPDLLSNLFGKIFADRGYVSQKLAAQLLQDFGIEFFAKPRRNMKNKLMRLLDLLLSRKRSIIETINDQLKNISQIEHSRHRSPVNFCVNVLCALIAYCHQPKKPSLQLEWLFPSSV; encoded by the coding sequence ATGTTTAGTTTAGATGTTTTGTTTTGCCACGTAGATGATTTCTGTCAAGCATTTGAAGCGCAATGGCACAAACAGCTATTAAAGCATGAAGGAATCAAACGCATTCGCGCAAAAAGCCTATGTTTAAGCGAAATCATGACAATTGTCATTGCGTTCCATCAAAATCACTACCGCAATTTCAAGCATTTTTATTTAGCTCAGGTGAAACAGCATTGGCATTCGGCGTTTCCGGGATTACCAAGTTATCAACGATTTATTGAATGGATACCATCGACGTTGATACCTTTGTGCGTGTATCTCAAGCATTGTTTTGGCAAATGTACGGGTATCGGTTTTATCGATTCAACTAGTTTGAAAGTCTGCCATAATCGTCGGATTTCACGCCATAGGGTGTTTCAAGGTTTAGCCGAGCGTGGGAAGACTTCTGTCGATTGGTTTTTTGGTTTCAAACTGCATCTGGTGGTTAATGAGTTTGGTCAACTCTTAAATGTGACTATCACCCCTGGTAACGTTGATGACCGTCAACCAGTACCTGATTTACTCAGCAATCTGTTTGGAAAAATCTTTGCTGATAGAGGCTATGTCTCCCAAAAACTCGCTGCGCAACTTTTACAAGACTTCGGAATTGAATTTTTTGCCAAACCTCGTCGCAACATGAAAAATAAGTTGATGCGTCTTCTTGACTTGCTTTTGTCCCGTAAACGCTCCATCATTGAGACTATTAACGACCAACTCAAAAACATTTCTCAGATTGAACACTCTCGTCATCGCAGCCCAGTCAATTTTTGCGTTAATGTTCTGTGCGCTTTAATCGCTTATTGTCATCAGCCTAAGAAACCTAGCCTTCAACTTGAGTGGCTTTTTCCTTCATCTGTTTAA
- a CDS encoding DUF427 domain-containing protein, producing MVYPQRIEPDPGQESVWDYPRPPRLEDTSKHIQIIFNGVIIADTHSAKRVLETSHPPSYYLPPADIKLEYLLLTPQSSFCEWKGLAGYYTIRVGDKEVQNAAWFYPNPTPAFASMKDYVAFYAHLMDACYVDGEKVQPQPGNFYGGWVTNDIVGPFKGGAGTWGW from the coding sequence ATGGTTTACCCGCAACGTATTGAACCTGATCCCGGACAAGAATCAGTTTGGGATTACCCCCGTCCTCCTCGTCTTGAAGATACAAGTAAACATATTCAAATCATCTTTAATGGAGTAATAATTGCAGACACCCACAGCGCCAAGCGTGTTTTAGAAACCAGCCATCCACCTTCTTATTACCTTCCTCCAGCCGACATCAAACTGGAATATCTGCTGCTGACACCGCAATCTAGCTTTTGCGAATGGAAAGGGCTTGCTGGTTACTACACAATCAGAGTTGGTGATAAAGAAGTCCAGAATGCTGCTTGGTTTTATCCTAATCCCACTCCAGCCTTTGCATCTATGAAAGACTATGTGGCTTTTTATGCTCATCTTATGGATGCTTGTTACGTGGATGGGGAAAAGGTGCAACCACAACCAGGCAATTTCTACGGCGGTTGGGTTACTAATGATATTGTTGGGCCGTTCAAAGGTGGTGCTGGCACTTGGGGATGGTGA
- a CDS encoding HlyD family efflux transporter periplasmic adaptor subunit has translation MTLLNGNQRNGNPKNGKHQNVVKPDSRVLTDQSKTTKEPLINSNYPSFEQSVVLRQSPIWSRTIMLTLLGLACFGIGWACVAKIEQVVPATGQLKPQGTVKDVQAPVNGVVQELYVKDGQAVRAGDVLLTFNSIAPVAELNSLNKIRNALIQENQIYRQLMNASGTTGTELLFLRGKLPQEAAFLLKSRAALVAENDLLRTQLKNSGQDSRLGIDEQQRLQVAKRELDSRSAAARLEVEKTKKQLAQNLVKLNDSKASLAIQQQILDKLKTLALEGGVSQLQYLNQRQEVQNRAAEVAQLVEEQQRLEFDIQKGWQELNNTVAVSDQNVLDKIGENKKRIAEIDSQFMKVLLENEQRLADVTSKISQAQLNVKYQELRAPVAGTIFDLQAKNPGFVANTTQKLLQIVPTENYIAEVFITNKDIGFVREGMNVDVRIDSFPYSEFGDIKGKVMSIGSDALPPDQIHQFYRFPAKIQLDKQSLAIKGKNVSLQSGMSITANIKVREERTVISLFTELFTKQVDSLKEVR, from the coding sequence ATGACTCTACTAAATGGTAATCAACGTAACGGCAATCCTAAAAACGGAAAGCATCAAAACGTAGTTAAGCCAGATTCACGAGTACTCACAGATCAAAGTAAGACTACTAAAGAACCTTTAATTAACTCAAACTATCCAAGTTTTGAGCAGTCAGTTGTTTTACGCCAATCGCCTATCTGGTCACGTACAATCATGCTCACCCTGTTGGGGTTAGCCTGTTTCGGAATTGGTTGGGCTTGTGTTGCCAAAATTGAGCAAGTAGTACCAGCTACAGGCCAATTAAAACCTCAAGGCACAGTTAAAGACGTTCAGGCTCCTGTAAATGGAGTGGTACAAGAGCTGTATGTGAAAGATGGACAAGCGGTCAGAGCAGGAGATGTGTTACTAACTTTTAATTCTATCGCCCCCGTTGCTGAATTAAATTCCTTAAACAAAATTCGCAATGCATTAATTCAAGAAAACCAAATTTATCGCCAACTGATGAATGCAAGCGGCACTACAGGAACTGAATTGCTATTTTTGCGCGGTAAATTGCCCCAAGAAGCTGCTTTTCTACTAAAAAGCCGAGCAGCATTAGTTGCAGAAAACGATTTGTTGCGGACTCAATTAAAAAATTCTGGTCAAGATTCAAGACTAGGAATTGATGAACAACAACGTTTACAAGTTGCTAAAAGAGAATTAGACTCTCGCTCGGCCGCAGCTCGGTTAGAAGTAGAAAAAACCAAGAAACAACTTGCTCAAAATCTAGTAAAACTAAATGATAGTAAAGCTAGTTTAGCTATCCAACAGCAGATTTTAGATAAACTTAAAACCCTAGCTTTAGAAGGTGGGGTTTCTCAGCTTCAGTATCTCAATCAACGACAAGAAGTACAAAACCGCGCGGCAGAAGTAGCGCAATTAGTTGAAGAACAGCAACGTCTGGAGTTTGATATTCAGAAAGGATGGCAGGAGTTAAATAATACAGTGGCTGTTTCTGATCAAAACGTTTTGGATAAGATAGGTGAAAACAAAAAACGTATTGCCGAAATCGATAGCCAATTCATGAAGGTTCTGCTGGAGAATGAACAGCGTTTGGCGGATGTGACTAGCAAAATTTCTCAAGCACAGTTAAATGTTAAATATCAAGAACTTCGTGCTCCTGTAGCAGGAACTATTTTCGATTTGCAAGCAAAAAATCCTGGATTTGTGGCAAATACTACTCAAAAGCTGCTGCAAATTGTACCAACTGAAAACTATATTGCTGAAGTTTTCATTACTAACAAAGATATTGGTTTTGTACGAGAAGGAATGAATGTAGATGTCAGAATTGACTCTTTTCCTTACAGCGAGTTTGGGGATATTAAGGGAAAAGTAATGAGTATAGGTTCAGACGCATTACCGCCAGATCAAATACATCAATTCTACAGATTTCCGGCAAAAATTCAATTGGATAAACAATCTCTAGCAATTAAAGGCAAAAATGTCTCCTTACAATCAGGGATGTCAATTACTGCCAATATTAAAGTGCGCGAAGAACGGACAGTGATAAGTCTATTTACTGAGTTATTTACCAAGCAAGTTGATAGTCTTAAAGAGGTGCGTTAA
- a CDS encoding peptidase domain-containing ABC transporter has protein sequence MTYIKNAFPEFLTTIEGFDKLPDEAIANLSQQLQAWRYRIGQKIISKEALPERVTIIYEGQVRLLGYDPHKQMPTTLKLLQPGAIIGEISLLREVACELAIASTEVVCLTLSAAEYFNLLASYPAFANVRKNQSYLAEVFDILSSQLEQQANAAFNLKELSEEAIHGAKIHYLSPGKTPFNQLDKENIWFVSGGTVTNFFPGSRLKLSDVGETIKVTGNSPARLIGLRPSDLLLLDSQELEPEITETPQHLADELEIPYAPEEIANSNSSPSKSSQKHKKYPFFSGKGELNTAFACFQMLTKHLEMPFRREVVRRILSEQLKRQGSISFQATAYLAELIGLKAQLVDLPVAAVARIPTPALIRYGDNFAVLYAADTSTIVVGVPSQGIIRCKPAQFVKQLDADETNLPPQVRVLLISSTKETPQERFGLRWFLPYLSRHRRVLIEVFIASFFVQLAALANPLVIQLIIDKVIAQNSISTLHILGVLLLVVGLFEAVLTTLRTYLFVDTTNRIDMGLGSQIIDHLLRLPLRYFERRPVGELSTRINELENIRQFLTGTALTVGLDAVFSVVYIGVMLIYSWQLTLVGLGTIPVFVVITLIASPTVSRQLRAKAERNAETQSYLVEVMSGIQTVKAQNIELRSRFSWQERYARFVAAGFKTVVTSTLANSTSNFLNKLSSLLVLWVGAYLVLQGQLTLGELIAFRIISGYVTSPILRLAQLWQSFQETALSLERLSDIVDTPQEAETDRYNIPLPEIVGAVKYDNVSFRFAPSGPLQLSNVNLEIAPGKFIGIVGQSGSGKSTMMKLLLRLYETESGRILIDGYDISKVELYSLRRQVGVVPQDSLLFDGTVQENIALTNPDATTEEIIEAARVAAAHEFIMNLPNGYNTRVGERGAALSGGQRQRIAIARSVLQRPKLLVLDEATSALDYPTERQVCLNLAKAFQGDTVFFITHRLNTVSNADIIVVMDGGRVIEQGSHQELMATKGHYYYLYQQQEMNL, from the coding sequence ATGACTTATATTAAGAACGCCTTTCCCGAATTTCTTACCACTATAGAGGGGTTTGATAAATTACCAGATGAGGCGATCGCCAATCTATCACAACAACTACAAGCTTGGCGCTATCGTATTGGTCAAAAAATTATCTCTAAAGAAGCACTCCCCGAACGAGTAACAATTATTTATGAAGGACAAGTGCGCTTGTTGGGATACGACCCCCACAAGCAAATGCCAACCACCTTAAAATTACTGCAACCAGGGGCTATTATTGGCGAGATTAGTTTGTTGCGCGAGGTTGCTTGTGAGTTAGCGATCGCTTCTACGGAAGTAGTATGTTTAACCTTGAGTGCAGCGGAATATTTCAACCTTCTCGCTTCATACCCAGCCTTCGCCAATGTTCGCAAAAACCAGAGTTATTTGGCGGAAGTTTTCGATATTCTCAGCTCGCAATTAGAACAGCAAGCTAATGCCGCTTTTAATCTCAAAGAGCTATCCGAAGAAGCTATACATGGGGCAAAAATACATTATCTTTCTCCAGGTAAAACACCATTCAATCAACTAGATAAAGAGAACATTTGGTTTGTTAGTGGTGGTACAGTCACAAATTTCTTCCCTGGTTCCCGCTTAAAGCTGAGTGACGTCGGAGAGACTATCAAAGTTACGGGGAATAGTCCAGCACGTTTGATTGGTCTTCGTCCGTCAGATTTACTATTGCTAGATAGTCAAGAGTTAGAACCGGAAATAACTGAGACGCCACAACATCTCGCAGATGAATTAGAAATTCCCTACGCACCAGAAGAAATTGCTAACTCAAATTCTTCTCCATCTAAGAGTTCCCAAAAACACAAAAAATACCCGTTTTTCTCTGGTAAAGGAGAATTAAATACAGCTTTTGCCTGTTTCCAAATGCTCACGAAGCACTTAGAAATGCCATTTCGTCGGGAGGTGGTTCGCCGTATTTTATCAGAGCAACTTAAACGCCAAGGGAGCATATCATTTCAAGCTACTGCTTACTTAGCAGAGTTAATCGGACTCAAGGCGCAACTAGTAGATTTACCCGTCGCCGCAGTAGCGCGTATTCCTACACCAGCGCTGATTCGCTATGGTGATAACTTTGCTGTTTTATATGCAGCGGATACCAGTACAATTGTTGTGGGTGTGCCATCCCAAGGAATTATCCGCTGCAAACCCGCGCAATTTGTTAAGCAATTAGATGCTGATGAAACAAATTTGCCACCGCAAGTCAGGGTATTGCTGATTTCTTCCACCAAAGAAACACCTCAAGAGCGGTTTGGTTTGCGGTGGTTTCTTCCATATTTATCACGTCACCGCCGGGTGTTGATAGAAGTCTTTATTGCGTCTTTTTTCGTACAGTTAGCAGCGCTAGCCAATCCGCTGGTTATTCAGTTAATTATCGACAAAGTTATTGCTCAAAATAGCATTAGTACCCTGCATATTTTGGGAGTACTGCTATTGGTTGTAGGTCTATTTGAAGCAGTTCTGACCACATTGCGGACTTACTTGTTTGTCGATACAACTAACCGTATCGATATGGGTTTAGGGTCACAAATTATTGACCACTTGCTGCGGCTCCCACTACGTTATTTTGAACGCCGACCTGTAGGTGAACTTTCTACTCGGATTAACGAATTAGAAAATATTCGTCAGTTTTTGACTGGTACTGCTTTAACGGTAGGTTTAGATGCAGTATTTTCAGTAGTTTATATAGGTGTGATGCTGATTTACAGTTGGCAACTCACCTTAGTAGGCTTAGGGACAATTCCAGTATTTGTGGTCATCACTTTAATTGCCTCTCCTACTGTTAGTAGACAGTTACGCGCGAAAGCTGAACGTAACGCCGAAACTCAATCTTATTTAGTTGAGGTAATGTCAGGAATTCAAACAGTAAAAGCGCAAAACATCGAATTGCGATCGCGCTTTTCCTGGCAAGAGCGTTATGCTCGTTTCGTGGCAGCTGGTTTTAAAACAGTTGTGACTTCTACCCTTGCCAATTCTACGAGCAACTTTCTCAACAAACTCAGTAGCTTGTTAGTTTTATGGGTGGGAGCTTATTTGGTGCTGCAAGGACAATTAACTCTGGGTGAATTAATTGCCTTTAGGATTATATCGGGTTACGTTACTAGCCCAATATTGCGTTTAGCTCAACTCTGGCAAAGCTTCCAAGAAACTGCTTTATCTTTAGAGCGCTTAAGCGATATTGTCGATACACCGCAAGAAGCAGAAACAGACCGCTATAACATTCCCTTACCAGAGATTGTAGGGGCAGTGAAATATGATAATGTCTCCTTCCGGTTCGCGCCGAGTGGCCCTTTGCAACTTTCTAATGTCAATCTCGAAATTGCGCCAGGAAAGTTTATCGGCATCGTCGGACAAAGTGGATCTGGTAAAAGTACGATGATGAAATTACTGCTCAGGCTTTATGAAACAGAGTCTGGCAGGATTTTGATTGATGGTTATGATATTTCCAAAGTGGAACTTTATTCGCTACGCCGACAAGTAGGTGTAGTTCCCCAAGACTCGTTGTTATTTGATGGCACAGTGCAGGAAAATATTGCCCTAACAAATCCCGACGCCACAACTGAGGAAATTATTGAAGCGGCTAGAGTTGCAGCTGCTCACGAATTTATTATGAACTTGCCCAATGGTTACAATACGCGGGTAGGAGAACGGGGTGCAGCACTTTCGGGTGGACAGCGACAAAGAATTGCGATCGCTCGTTCTGTTTTACAACGACCAAAGCTATTAGTTTTAGACGAAGCAACGAGTGCTTTAGATTATCCCACAGAGCGACAAGTCTGTCTGAATTTAGCCAAAGCATTTCAGGGAGATACAGTATTTTTTATCACCCACCGTTTGAATACCGTAAGTAATGCAGATATCATTGTCGTAATGGATGGTGGCAGAGTTATAGAACAAGGAAGCCATCAAGAATTAATGGCTACCAAAGGCCATTATTACTACCTATATCAACAACAAGAAATGAATCTGTAA